From the genome of Plasmodium malariae genome assembly, chromosome: 9, one region includes:
- the PmUG01_09036900 gene encoding conserved Plasmodium protein, unknown function codes for MKLQHNGNEKHPPFTLEEKNEVETEKLGVPYDEKKITLGEKTYKKILCVSNNDQEEGNYENAHARKSFRNINIVSNNATVKDDLVDHNKADGVKVDDIHYSSFNKDDKNILFLNDDYAKTATDKIYVNDNNDDGENDDGENDDGENDDGENDDGENDNDENDNDENDNDENDNDENDNDENDDDENDNDENDNDENDNDENDDDENDDDDDDDLSYNDGSYYNNCNDDDATCTSSINKSVRIINNSIYKIKNNLSNIKNIVNLSDKSNVDMTSDKSESDDSSLVRTYENLEEGNDEECEYKKNSKDLDQILKTVINRKKEQKNFTVLDIIDECISIGDIYSTNRQNQDQRKAKISMLRDEKVGHTQIRTESTSPRGDHVQNSDCAYMTSLENAVNLENITSLENVANLNIFETDKVKACKSHDTVTASTNSESVSNFHKSKGGEDHLKKELLNNCMSYSSYDISLINNRLEKKRKELVTCLNLKDTEEESTNFCTTNINIENENINKDKNKYEQKDKETEMGNLIKCTKEYMHKYMGNEQNEDSKLTYPVRLFFRGKKKFTALLRQKKYFCYFVLHIFFFSSCFFFGLSFVILERFFYHVFFDQDL; via the exons ATGAAGTTGCAGCATAATGGTAATGAAAAACATCCTCCATTCACattggaagaaaaaaatgaggtTGAAACAGAAAAATTGGGAGTCCCATATGACGAAAAGAAGATTACTTTGGGGGAAAAAACATACAAGAAAATATTGTGTGTAAGTAATAATGACCAAGAGGAAggaaattatgaaaatgcACACGCAAGGAAAAGCTTTAGGAATATAAACATTGTAAGTAATAATGCAACCGTGAAAGATGACCTGGTGGACCACAATAAAGCAGATGGTGTGAAGGTAGATGATATACATTATAGCAGTTTCAACAAGGAcgataaaaacatattatttctaaatgaTGATTATGCAAAAACTGCAACAGacaaaatttatgtaaacgataataatgatgatggCGAAAATGATGATGGTGAAAATGATGATGGTGAAAATGATGATGGTGAAAATGATGATGGtgaaaatgataatgatgaaaatgataatgatgaaaatgataatgatgaaaatgataatgatgaaaatgataatgatgaaaatgatgatgatgaaaatgataatgatgaaaatgataatgatgaaaatgataatgatgaaaatgatgatgatgaaaatgatgacgatgatgatgatgatctCTCTTATAACGATGGTTCTTATTACAATAACTGTAACGACGATGATGCTACTTGTACCTCCTCCATCAACAAGAGTGTACGTATTATAAACAACAgcatatacaaaataaaaaacaatttaagtaatattaaaaatattgttaacTTAAGTGATAAATCAAATGTAGACATGACTTCAGACAAATCGGAAAGTGATGATAGTAGCCTTGTAAGAACATACGAAAATTTAGAAGAGGGTAACGACGAGGAatgtgaatataaaaaaaatagtaaagaTTTAGATCAAATACTAAAAACAGTAATAAATAGAaagaaagaacaaaaaaattttacagtATTAGACATAATTGATGAATGCATATCTATAGGAGATATATATAGCACAAATAGACAAAATCAAGATCAGAGGAAGGCTAAGATTTCTATGTTAAGGGATGAGAAAGTGGGACACACACAAATCAGAACAGAAAGTACAAGCCCTAGGGGGGATCATGTTCAAAATTCCGACTGTGCTTATATGACCAGTTTAGAAAATGCAGTAAATTTGGAAAATATAACCAGTTTGGAAAATGTAGccaatttaaatatttttgaaacaGATAAGGTAAAAGCTTGCAAATCTCATGATACTGTTACCGCTAGTACGAATTCTGAAAGCGTATCAAATTTTCATAAGAGCAAAGGAGGAGAAGatcatttgaaaaaagaGCTCTTGAATAATTGTATGAGTTACTCCTCTTATGAcatttcattaataaataatcggctagaaaaaaaaagaaaagaattagTAACATGtctaaatttaaaagatacAGAAGAAGAATCGACCAATTTTTGTActacaaatataaacattgaaaatgaaaatataaataaag acaaaaataaatacgaaCAAAAAGACAAAGAGACTGAAATGGGTAACTTGATAAAGTGTACGAAAG AGTACATGCACAAATATATGGGCAACGAGCAAAATGAAGATAGTAAATTAACGTATCCCGTAAGGCTATTTTTtagggggaaaaaaaagtttactGCTTTGttaagacaaaaaaaatatttttgttatttcgtgttacatatatttttcttttcttcttgctttttttttggctTATCTTTTGTTATTCTTGAACGGTTCTTTTATCACGTGTTTTTTGACCAAGATCTATGA
- the PmUG01_09037000 gene encoding conserved Plasmodium protein, unknown function, which produces MNNTTNVIKEENKKNTCSSKKIKAREEEEEYVQFVDINCKNIFDYDLTKLDIRKVNNHMRLNDICKLYSYLNKNSFCYTTLNEKPSVYDILHVESYPKANYVKRNKKDEKDAKDERAEKDEHHGKPQTHQILKQDVGECAIYKSKGGYNEPCVTNCNLSSGMEIIMNKKDKHNTDDSRNINLLQSNPDVPYENNNKTHNIYNKNHSNSHVSVSSSNSCASSSESVSSSSLYSSYSTTSSSSELSSGILEKNEIEKNSYLNNLKNSDIIKKYDENKKNIRKKKKKKIKSHLGKLRKYDTISIMEGNDQIRISQIYNFVKQDSNINIISQLIYTNNECKKFLYNSFECFMNRWNVLPCLGYYNKNDVKSVINRIDVYNFYEFIYLFNSFPLCYEHNKQLDVLNFEKRFKPLVGTTDKCSGANSASFMNGKDNEAVACDSEPSNEKGKYSLDELNGKVGSHIIGGITYRCNGSSSEATQNAKSAQKVDTPALNMNILNEEANCSSSSRSSLSNSNNNSDNSTPCVYDEKIVFNGMTKERAQRGKNCSFRVFYYENFLCKNAKLIPQVTKNCVILNRRNSESLNFYINANLYEKIRDNSNFYYDKSNNYVLTYKNFEFLYFFCFNCRIYYDINIIMAHKIFTFTSSKDMDTTNNSEGNNKMYVFFQKYKKSYDIKIKRQKIKQTDIYFICMNCIHNNVYNLNEHINYFSYFCNIVNSFNHNFVLYNEYIKNIFHLDIPFFSLYDVTKEEVLLLTVQKNKITLNEKVKNSPAQARKKKIISPMCETNKKKSTKLGEHLPIIVKHDRVGSSGRSSSNNSSSSESSSTSSSTSSSSSSSISYCSSSEKRASDHTLVPGNRKYATPSSNKKKKRSNNNIKAEKEGEKKRNNNKSALFPNKSKKGRKESGTEEMIKSLVQHSRYLANESKKKRKKRKKVNEEGKTLIDSCTGANSNNEIVEIFDVAKNDEKGINTNCQCTQNGGYHIPGCAATNSGTNVFEKTNNKRDSKRCRGKKRKKKKKEEDDELFDEKCLPNESEDEYSFNEDLKDNTDEDIVEEKQILNEEVYSGDSGFYIDEYTSSRKKRKKRKKKGKPQKKNENSRTKKIISVKGKNVSEDNNMASSGNNTVSSGSNTVSSGNNMAVSSGNNVYERLRRERKDEEYKKLVEDLDEKDTQCNDEDVGSRSITKYTKVIDKIKQCLDKENMDADTTMISKNIVEQVIQTYNNKMDIKMKLFSICSNLLRKDNSELRKKILNGTISCSDLAQMDSSDLAPISLQNKRKEHERKYFYENIYLRENYINLKNVKNNDEEPYQPSVIYDEKIEAKKNEQGDDQNLGDYSNQNANIGIEKKNYEHLNTPRNMTNTEQGISNNNCSSSSSTKQNDHMNGKNKDDSTCKYEDKSGNPCTIPSVEKYTFEYTYKNLKSAYEHMPKYASSPILTFLDNSYNRILTIIDASKNEDF; this is translated from the coding sequence atgaataatacaaCTAATGTGataaaagaggaaaataaaaaaaatacttgtagtagtaaaaaaattaaagcacGGGAAGAAGAGGAGGAGTATGTACAATTTGTTGatattaattgtaaaaatatttttgattaTGACTTAACAAAACTAGATATTAGAAAAGTAAATAACCATATGAGGCTGAACGATATATGCAAATTGTATAGctatttaaacaaaaattctttttgttATACCACGTTAAATGAAAAGCCGTCAGTATATGATATTTTACATGTTGAATCTTATCCCAAAGCGAATTATGTGAAACGGAATAAAAAGGACGAAAAGGATGCAAAGGATGAACGGGCTGAAAAGGATGAGCACCATGGAAAACCGCAGACGCATCAAATTCTTAAGCAGGACGTGGGTGAATGTgctatatataaaagcaaAGGGGGTTATAATGAACCATGTGTAACCAATTGTAATTTATCTAGCGGAatggaaataataatgaacaaaaaagatAAGCATAATACAGATGATAGTAGAAATATTAATCTTTTACAATCCAATCCGGATGTAccatatgaaaataataataagacacacaacatatataataagaatcATTCTAATTCACACGTGTCTGTTTCTTCGTCAAATTCTTGTGCATCTTCATCGGAATCAGTTTCTTCCTCTAGTTTGTACTCTTCGTACTCAACAACATCATCTTCATCTGAACTTTCTTCAGgcattttggaaaaaaatgaaatcgAAAAGAAtagttatttaaataatttaaaaaattctgatataatcaaaaaatacgatgaaaataaaaaaaacattagaaaaaaaaaaaaaaaaaaaattaaaagtcaTTTGGGGAAATTACGAAAATATGATACTATTAGTATTATGGAAGGTAATGACCAAATCAGAATATcacaaatttataatttcgtCAAACAGGatagtaatataaatattataagcCAGCTAATTTATACTAATAatgaatgtaaaaaattcttatataaCAGTTTTGAATGTTTTATGAATAGATGGAATGTATTACCCTGTTTAggatattataataaaaatgatgtaAAAAGTGTAATTAACCGAATAgatgtttataatttttacgaatttatatatttattcaataGTTTCCCTTTGTGTTACGAGCATAACAAACAGCTGGATGTGCTCAATTTTGAAAAACGCTTTAAACCTTTGGTAGGGACTACTGACAAATGTAGTGGTGCCAACTCTGCTTCTTTTATGAACGGAAAGGATAATGAAGCAGTAGCATGTGATAGTGAACCCAGTAATGAGAAGGGGAAATATAGCCTTGATGAATTAAATGGAAAGGTAGGAAGTCACATAATAGGAGGTATCACTTATCGGTGCAATGGGTCCTCATCGGAAGCAACACAAAATGCAAAAAGCGCGCAAAAAGTTGACACTCCCGCtctaaatatgaatattctGAACGAAGAAGCGAACTGTAGTAGTAGCAGTCGTAGTAGCCtcagtaacagtaacaataacagtGATAACAGTACCCCCTGTGTGTACGACGAAAAAATTGTGTTTAACGGAATGACGAAGGAGAGAGCACAAAGGGGGAAAAACTGCTCGTTCAGAGTTTTTTACTATGAGAATTTTCTGTGCAAGAATGCAAAATTAATTCCTCAAGTAACAAAAAATTGTGTTATCCTAAATAGAAGAAATAGCGAAagtttaaatttttacattaatgCGAATTTATATGAGAAAATAAGGGATAActctaatttttattatgacaaaagtaataattatgtattaacgtacaaaaattttgaatttctgtattttttttgttttaactgtagaatttattatgatattaatataataatggcccataaaatttttacttttacgaGTAGTAAAGATATGGATACTACTAATAATTCTgaaggaaataataaaatgtacgtattttttcagaaatataaaaaatcatatgatataaaaataaaaagacaaaaaattaagcaaacagatatatattttatatgcatgaattgcatacataataatgtatataatttaaatgaacatataaattatttctcttatttttgtaatatcgtaaattcatttaaccataattttgttttatataatgaatatataaaaaatatcttcCACCTTGATATTCCCTTTTTCTCCTTATATGATGTAACAAAAGAAgaagttttattattaactgttcagaaaaataaaataactttaaatgaaaaagtgaaaaattcACCTGCACaagcaagaaaaaaaaaaattatatctcCCATGTgtgaaacaaataaaaaaaaaagcacaaAATTAGGGGAACACTTGCCTATTATTGTTAAACATGATCGTGTTGGCAGCAGCGGTAGAAGTAGCAGTAACaacagtagtagtagtgAAAGTAGCAGTACCAGTAGTAGTAcaagtagcagtagtagtagcagtatCAGTTACTGTAGTAGTAGTGAAAAGCGTGCGAGTGACCATACGCTAGTACCCGGTAACAGAAAATATGCCACCCCTTcttctaataaaaaaaaaaaaagaagtaacaATAACATAAAGGCAGAGAAAGAAGgtgagaaaaaaaggaacaataataaaagtgCATTATTCccaaataaatcaaaaaaaggGAGGAAGGAAAGTGGAACTgaagaaatgataaaaagTTTAGTCCAGCATTCACGATATCTTGCaaatgaaagtaaaaaaaaaagaaaaaaaagaaagaaggtGAACGAGGAGGGTAAAACCCTGATTGACAGTTGTACAGGTGCAAATAGTAATAACGAAATTGTTGAAATTTTTGATGTTGCAAAAAATGATGAGAAAGGAATTAATACAAATTGTCAATGCACTCAGAATGGTGGATATCATATTCCTGGGTGTGCAGCTACAAATAGTGGAACAAATGTCTTTGAGAAAACCAACAACAAAAGGGATAGCAAAAGATGCCGaggaaagaaaagaaaaaaaaaaaaaaaagaggaggaCGATGAATTGTTCGATGAAAAGTGCTTACCGAATGAAAGCGAGGATGAGTATTCCTTTAATGAAgatttaaaagataatacAGATGAGGATATTGTggaagaaaaacaaatactAAATGAAGAAGTATATAGTGGTGACTCGGGATTTTACATTGATGAATATACATctagtagaaaaaaaagaaaaaagaggaaaaaaaaaggaaaaccacaaaagaaaaatgaaaattctaggacgaaaaaaataatttctgtaaaagggaaaaatgtAAGTGAGGATAATAACATGGCCAGCAGTGGCAATAACACGGTTAGTAGTGGAAGCAATACAGTCAGCAGTGGGAACAACATGGCCGTCAGCAGCGGGAACAATGTTTATGAAAGATTGCGTAGAGAAAGAAAAGACgaggaatataaaaaattagttgAGGACTTGGATGAAAAGGATACACAGTGCAATGACGAGGATGTAGGAAGTAGAAGTATAACGAAATATACAAAAGtaattgataaaataaaacagtgCTTAGATAAGGAAAACATGGATGCAGATACAACAATGATcagtaaaaatatagtagAGCAAGtaatacaaacatataataataagatgGATATTAAAATGAAGCTATTTTCTATATGTAGTAATTTACTAAGAAAAGATAATTCCGAattgaggaaaaaaatactaaatgGAACAATTAGTTGTAGTGACCTAGCTCAAATGGATTCATCAGATTTAGCTCCAATTagtttacaaaataaaagaaaagaacatgaaagaaaatatttttatgaaaacatatatttacgtgaaaattatataaatttaaaaaatgtaaaaaataatgacgAGGAGCCTTATCAACCTAGTGTTATATATGACGAGAAGATagaggcaaaaaaaaatgaacaaggAGATGACCAAAATTTGGGGGATTATTCTAATCAGAATGCAAATATTGgaatcgaaaaaaaaaactatgaGCACCTAAATACTCCAAGAAATATGACAAACACAGAGCAGGgtattagtaataataattgtagtagtagtagtagcacAAAGCAGAATGATCACATGAATGGGAAAAACAAAGACGACAGCACATGTAAATATGAAGATAAATCTGGGAATCCATGTACAATACCTTCTGTGGAAAAATACACTTtcgaatatacatataaaaatttaaagtcGGCTTATGAGCATATGCCAAAGTATGCCTCTTCTCCTATATTAACGTTTCTAGACAATTCATATAATAGAATACTTACCATCATAGATGCTAGTAAGAATGAggatttttaa